Genomic DNA from Salvia miltiorrhiza cultivar Shanhuang (shh) chromosome 1, IMPLAD_Smil_shh, whole genome shotgun sequence:
TCGTTTCTATGGAAGCAAGAGTATTTTACACCAAGAATGTTCATATAATGTATTCCCCATTAAGATTTTACCCACAAAGTAAAGAATAACCTCATTTAACTCAGTTAGAAATCCACTAACTGCTCAAGAATCTGATAACACAGTCCATGAATTGCAAACACCCAATCAgaaaccaaaaaacaaaaaaccctAAATTCACTCTAATGAACAACCAAGCGACAGAAAACCACGAAACACACAAGCGAATCCGCTAATAAGAGAATCAAAAAGAGACTTGACCTTCTCCATTCTCTGAGCGCATAGCTCTCCTCGTGCTCCATCTCGGCCGGCGGCGGTAGAATCGGGCCGTTTTCCTTTGTTTCCGACGAGAAAAACGCCGGATCAATGAACTCTCCGCCGGAGACGTAGATCGGCGGGGGAGAGTCGGCGACGGTAGAATCGAAGTTGGAAAACGAGTAGCCGTCGTCAAACGAATGAGTCCCGGCGGATACCGGCGAGTCAACACCGAATTGATCGAGCGAGGCGGCGAAAGAATACGACATCGTGTGTGCGATCGGTTTTGGTGATGTTCGGCAATTGCTGTGATTACTGATTAGGCACTCAAGAAATGATTTTTTTCGGCAACGGAAAAAACAAGAATTTGGGGATAGCTAATTGTTTTGTGGGCCCTATAATTGCAGcccattataaaattaattaatatatggaATGTTTTATATCTGATTAGGGATTTAATCAAAAGCcatattttcctttttatttaaatcaaatgcCGGTTCTGTTCTGTATCTGCACTGGGTATTTATTTATAGGGTAAGTTGAATTAAGGAATTAATTGAGAGGATTTGTAAAATTTAAGAAagggatttttattttaaaagttaaGTTACTCTTATATTTCAtaaaatgaatatatttatcaaaatcAAAGTTTTAGAAAATTggattttccttttctttcatTGTTATCCAACTATCTGAATTAATTACTCATTTATCAAAATGCATGCTGCCATTCTCATTCTTAACCAACATGTTTCAATATACTCCCTTCGCTCCACCGAAGATGAGGCAATCTTCGGTGTTTCTTTTCAGCATGAGGTTTAAGGAGTTAATGTTTAGTAGTTTACTTATGGTTGGTGGATTTGTGATTAAGTCgttacttatattaatataattaaagtttatgaattatttttaactaaataatttaaaaattataagctGAATATTTTTACATAGTATTGGTACTGTTGCATTTAAACATTggcttttcatttaaattttgcaTCGGTACCATGAactattgcattttttttacatatattattttttaaagatgTTTTTGCATATATTATTAAACAAATATACCTCTTACTGATGTATATTTTTTGTCTAAACTACTTTTGTGTAAGTTCATAGTTGGGATGATCTAAATTTTATAGAACTTATTTAATATCTGTATGTTTAATTTCGACAAAGTTTTCCAACAAAgctattaatatataaatatattattttgttGTATTAACTTATACTACTATATACTATTATTCAAATATATAATCTAATATAGTACTAGTATATTATATTGTGAGATgtagtataaaaaaaatactaacaaGATTATTATTAATCCTGTATTTGATtttgtttaataaaattgtgatttttattttattttacataagTATAGATAAGATTGGTATTTTGATTTGCATTATTTGATAGGAAACTTCCAACTCCTTTAACCAACTAAAAAAACAAATCCTAAGAAACAAAAGCATTGAGCTTGTGCTGTGACAGCTCCCACTCTCCACTTTTCAATTCCCCTTGCTCCCATCTCGATCTCCCAATCTGCATCAATGGTGAGCCTCTGGCGAGCCGCGATGGGCGCCACCCAGGCCAACGCCGACGAATACGACGGCGTCGAGTTCTGGGGCGCGGCGGAGCGCGCCGGCTGGCTCACTAAGCAGGGCGAGTACATCAAGACCTGGCGCCGCCGTTGGTTCGTCCTCAAGCAGGGCAAGCTCTTCTGGTTCAAGGAATCCAACGTCACCCGCGCCTCCCGCCCGCGCGGCGTCATCCCCGTCTCCGATTGCCTCACCGTCAAGGGCGCCGAGGACGTCCTCAATCGCCAATTCGCCTTCGAATTGTCCACGCGGAATGATACCATGTATTTCATCGCGGAtacggagaaggagaaggaggatTGGATCAATTCGATCGGGCGATCCATTGTTCAGCACTCGAGGTCGGTCACGGATGACGAGATCCTTGATTATGATAGCCGGAAATAGTTTCGATTAAGTAGCAGGTAATTTTCCGGTTTTTGTTTAatctttgtgttttttttttttttttttttttttttttctgaaatttgTTTAGTTCAGAATTGGAATTATAGCTGTTTGTGTATCTATGGATTATGTATATGGCTCATTGATGTATGTTCCTCTTTTCTGGTTTTGATCTTGGTTTCTGTTTGGGGGTTTAGGGTTTCGGACTCTGTTGTGTGTAATTTGATTTTGATACGACAATGTGCAGTGTGATTTCCACTTTGATAATTAGGGTGAAAATAGCTTTGCAATTCTAACTTGTAGCTTCAATTTTTATGGCCAATCCAAGTTCGGTATATCTCTCTCCACTCCAGTTATGGGCAGAATTCTGCTTCTTTGATTCCTTGTTTCTCAATGTGTTTCGATTTTTTCAGTTGTTTGAGCTTGAATTTTTCAATGTTGTTGAGTTTGTGTTCTGTTTCAGAGCACCATCTAAATCATTGTTGCCCCTTCAGATGATAAGGCCTATTCATAGCTCATTCATTGGTTTATTTTTTGATTAGTTTACATATCTTTTCCAACTACTTGGAGCTACATGACACAAGTTCTAAGTGTTTAGcatattttcttattaaaaagggtgtttaATTTATATTACATTCACCATTTGGATCATAGGAGTCAAAGAAGGTCCCTTGCCATTCTCTTTTGGTGTATTATGTGGATAATTTGATGCAAGAAAGATTTAGGTGCAGTTCATTGGTGAAAGCAGAGTCTCATCGAGGACACAGCAAAATGGTCGAGTGTTACACTAGCATGTAGATGATCTATGGGCCAAACTTACTCACCCATAATTTGAATTCTTGAACATAAGATAAATTAGGTAGTGTTCTGCAATCCTTGTAGTTCAGTATATGCTCGTTGGAAAACCATTTAAGACGAGTTAGGATGCAGATACTGTAGATAAGTTGGCTAATATAGAAAAGTAAAAGATGGAGTCTTATTCCAGTGTCTGATATTCCTAGAGGATATGGCGTCGGATCCCGTCATCGTTTCTTGCTCACAAATGCAGTTCAAATGCATTCTTATGTATAGTGCTGGTGGTTGAAAAAACAGGTGTTTTCTATGTTAGCTAGATTTGTCAAAGGTTTGTGTATGCTTTGTTTGTATGATGTGAGATATGTGTGTATGATGGAGTTGTTGTTGAGGGGAAAGGAGGAAGAAGAGAGGCAATGGTGGTTTCTGGTCTTTGTTTCCCAAAGCATAGTGGTTAAGTGTTATTAATGGTTTCAACTTTGGATCTGTGTTTAATGAAACGAACAAACTATAGGATTAGATATGTTTTTTTTCAGAGAATTGTACGGTGAAGCAAACCCTTGCCAAAGGAATAAAGACACAAAAATTTATTGCAAAGCTTATTTAGGCAGAAAATGTTTTGTCGTTGTTGGTTTTGTGGAAAAATACAGATTTATTCTTGAAAAACAACGTTAACAGCTCCGAATCCGTTGAAACTGAATCCATCAATTTAGTCCACCATCTCTCTCTTGTGTTATATCCCAAAGTAggatgaaagagagagaataaaTAATTTAACTGAAAAAGGATTGGCTGGTGAGGAATTTAAACTCAAAAAGGTAAATAAACATATTCTATTTTACGaaaaaatttaaactaaaaaaagGAGTATATTCTATTTTTGTACAAATGCAAATAGtactatttttagtaaaataaaaaggcgcccaccgtggggctcGAACCCACGACCACAAGGTTAAGAGCCTTGCGCTCTACCAACTGAGCTAGACGGGCCATGTTAAATAATAAATGTCGTAATCTAATAAAATTTCTAAACAATTGTAATATCAGTACTTATTTAAAATTCCATgattaaatgttttattttgggtaaatatcactttatgtcccatcgtttggccgaattatcgattatgtcTCAACTTATCGATAATGTCTAATCGGTACACAACctaacaacattttttcaatTGTGTCCCCTAAAAATTTGCCGGCGCCCGGAAGATGATGTGGAACGCCGGAAACTGTGACGTGGATTTATTAAAACAGTGGGATTTGCCAGATAtaataaacttaaaaaaaataaacaaaatgaaTCTATGTGGCACTAAAATAAATCTAACGACACCGTTTTAACATAAGAACTAAATCAAAGAACAAATTTCAGCTTGCTTCGTTTTCCTTCTCTACAACTGCCCATGCAATTGGATACATGCGGTTGTTGCAATCCTTGGAAACCGCAGCCAACAAAGCCCCTCCTAGCACTGTCTTGAGGAAGCATGCATCGAATCCAATGTACCTTCTGCAGCCGATGAGAAATCCTCTACGTAAAGCCGAGAAGCCAATGTAAATTCTCTCAAATACACATCTATCAAACTTATCCAGATGTGTCTTCACTTCAAATCGTCCCTCCCGGGCTGTCTTCATCAACTCTAACATATAAGGCCGAAGCTTTGCATAATGGTCATCAAATGTACCACGTATGGCCTCCAACGCCATTTTTTTCCCCCTATAACATAACAAAGGCCTAACATTGACTCCATAAGTTAGCCGCATCTCCTTTATCATCTCTTTGATATTGATGTTGGCATTGGTCTTGATCTTGTCCATGAAGTGGTCAGCCACAAACTTAGACGTCACTTGGCGATTGTTTTGAGTCCTTGTACAGGTATGCTCCCCAGTTAAAGTCTTAATAATACACGTCGACTCTCCATGTACTTTGGAAGCATACAACCTCCATTTGCATCCCTCTGAGCAAACGGCACAAACTTTTTCACGTGCACTCTTTGTCCACCTTATGTTATATCCGTTAGTCACTGCCCAATGCCTAACAACATCTTGACACTCTTTCGAATCTTTAAACCGCATTCCAAGTTCTAACTTCAAATCAGTGTAAGCAATGTCAGAGGAGTATACCTTGGACTTCACTTTCCTATTGCCATCACTGTCCAAACTTGCGCATGAAGTGTCGGAATCAGCCTCCTCCTCATCAAGAACAACATTTTCTGCTACATTCTCGACAGCCACTGCTTTTCCTTTCTCCTTATTCACTTCAGCCACCTGTTTTCCTTTCTCCTTAGTCACTTCAGCCACTCTTTGCAATCGATTAACTCTCTCATCTCTTCTCGCGTCAAGAAATTCATcatcttcgtcagagaagtccatGTCCTCCATCCCATCATCTGTCTCATCCTCATCTTCCAACACATTGATGTCTACTTCATAGTCGGAATCCTCGCTCTCTTCTTCTACTTCAACTTCAAGCTGCTCTTCTTCTACTTCAACTTGAAGCTGCTCTTCTTCTATCATTTTTTGCACACCCTTCTCTTGCTCAATTACTACATCTTGAGCCCCTCCTTTCTCACACTCAACAAATATTTCTAACAAGACTCATGAAATCTATTGAACGATCCTCAGGATCAACAAACAGAAACCCACCATTCTCCTTATCTTTAAACCCATATCTTCGTATTGTCTCATACCCCAAATCAGATTGCAACAACTCAGCCACAAATGAATCCTCCCATACAAATACATCATAATCATCAATATCCATATAATCTTGCGCCCCTACATACTCCTTGTCATTAGCCACAAAAGAACCACCATGCCACATTCTGAAAAGAACAATGAGAGCCATTTCtgtatggaaaaaaaaatctatcaaCTTGGGAGCAAGAAGACAATTACAGCgaaaaaaataaacaagaaaagtgctcaaaacaagaaaagaacaagtaaaatcatcaaaatcgaAGAACTAGGGTTCAATGTGGAGCATTCAAAATCGAAGAACTAGTATGATGTGTGGAGCATTCAAAATCGACGAACTAGAATTTCTGGTTTAAGGAATCGCAAAAACTGAAGAAAATCGAAGAACTAGGGTTCAAAATCAACCTACCGATTGGAGCATTCGCCGTCGCTCAGAATCACCCTACCGATTGGGAATGTCGCGCCGTCGATCAACCCTTGCAATTCTTCGAATTTCACAGAGCTTCTTCAATCCCCTCTCTTCTTTCGACTGTAGTGAGAAATATTGAGAAAGACTGAAATTTGTTCTTTGATTTAGTTCTTATGTTAAAACGGTGTCGTTAGATTTATTTTAGTGCCACATAGAttcattttgtttatttttttttaagtttattaTATCTGGCAAATCCCACTGTTTTAATAAATCCACGTCACAGTTTCCGGCGTTCCACATCATCTTCCGGGCGCCGGCAAATTTTTAGGGGACACAATTGAAAAAAATGTTGTTAGGTTGGGTACCGATTAGATATTATCGATAAGTTGgacataatcgataattcggccaaacgatgggacataaagtgatatttacccttttattttttatctgtTTCAGATAATGGTGCAAGTAGGATGATTTACTCGGGGATTTGTATGGTCTTAAGCTCATGACATGAGTCTAGGACTAGCATATCTTTCTTCAACCCATTAGAATAGTTTTGTTTTCCATTTTAAGTGTCCCACTTGAAtagattcattttttattttgggagATTAAAAATGTACTTTAAATATTTAATGGTGTGAACCacaccacttttttttttttaaaaaaaaaagagttttttGATGTCTGTATCCAAAAGAATTGAGTCTATTTTAATAAGACGGAGAGAGtcgagggagtaatattttgaaATCGATTCTATGAATTCTAAAGCTATCAAGCTAGTTTGACGCGTTAGTTGACATCAAAGCAcatctcaattgattaacttctTCTTATAGTTATTAGATTGGGGATTTGGAATCATCACacaagaaaaatgaaaatcattattaatcatcttctaaaaaatggaaaagaaaaagatCGACAGGTTGGTTTGCAAGTTGTGAGTGTCTCCATCCCAAACCAAGAATGTCAATGATCTGGCAACATCTTATTTTACTCTTCAATTTTTAAATCAAATGTAAAACATAAATACATAATACAATGTAGTTCTTGTCTAAACGTACACTTACATCCGTTGCTTTCTTATAAGTTTCTTTCTGTATTATTGCAAAACAAATTTTCAGCTCGTACACATTTTTAAGCAGAAGAGATAACCACATGGGACAACAACACCTATTATTGAATCTACATTTTTGATCACTAACAAGGCAGAGCTGAGATCCCTAGAGTTGCAGAGAAGAACTCTTCACATTTTACTGTAATTGTACACACCGACGCCCTTCTTCCTACCAAGGCGACCGGCGTCGACGTACTGCGTGAGCAAAGGGCAGGGCAGATACTTACTCTCCCCTAAGCCCGCATGGAGGACTTTCATTATTGACAAGCAAACATCGAGTCCGATGTGATCAGCGAGTTCCAACGGACCCATCGGATGGTTTGTTCCCAGCTTCATTCCTGCATCGATGTCCTCCTTCGTTGCCACACCCGTGTACAGTGCATAAAATGCTTCATTTATCATCGGCATTAGAATACGATTTACAATGAAGCCGGAGAAATCCTGGGAACAAACAATCTTCTTGCCAAACCTGCAATCCAACCCACTATTCAAtgtaaaaacataaacatttgaCGCTCAGCCATGAAATATATACATTAATCAAATATCAGGAAATAAAAAATCTTTTCTATCCaagttttagaaaataattttaatacccAACTTTTAAATGTTGAACAATTATAACATTACCTGTACAGTTACAcaaatcataaatcataatagtaccaaaaaaaaatgaaccacCTACCACCAACGCCTACAAGGGTATAGTTCAATAAAAGTAAGAAGATAGGTAGAAAGGATAAATTTCAAAAGGTTGGGTAAATAAGCATACTTCTTAAAAGTTGGTAAATAACACCAAGACTTGATACATAAAAAATTCTGTAATTGCCTCAATGTATGTGGAACATTACATAAaactaataaattataatttttagttAATTGTTCTGTTTGATATAAGTTCATCAggtttatttaatactccctcctatTCAAATTATAGGTCGTTTTAGTGTTTTTCattagttttaaattatttatggTGCATTTATTGAATATTAGAGGATACAAGCTGATTCATTTTGAATTATATTCACCGTTTTCTTTGTGAAGTGGTAGTATttgacattaattaattaattatcattaattaGGGTTAAATtaggtaatttttttatttattaatatgtgTGTCATAGCTTAGGAAGACTTATATTTTGAAtaggagggagtaataaactGCTAAATATAAGGTGCTCCTTATATTTTTCCTGCTTAGAAAAACCAAAGTTATTTCACATGCACATGTAGAAAAAccaaagttaattttttttttcctaactCACCTCTCTGCCAACAATTTTGTGGCATTGAATGTATCATCTGATGTACTATGTCCTCGAATTATCTCAACTAGTTTCATAACGGGTGGAGGATTCATAAAATGCATGCCTATAACCTGCAAACAATACAAGTACTTAATTAGAGCACAATACACTGTTTGATAAGCGGATAACAAACTGATGCAAATACGAAAATTATCATACATAAACCAATGGAATCAGTACAAAGTCGAAATTGGAAAAAGATAGTAATTGTTAATCTAAAAATAGTCAAACATTGGGATCATAGAACAATTAGTAAGCACCAATTGGAAACTAATCAGCAGGTTGCAGGTACACGAACACACTTTTTACTGGATTCAAACAATCGCATGTATTCTGCCTAAAAATGACATGGACCAGAAACCATGAGCtgtaactatatatatatatggggaacCAATCTAGACTATAGGTTTTTGTATGATCTGCGGTTGTCATAGAAAAGGCAAGGCCCTCATGCTACTACGGGGGAAGTTTTCTATTTCACCAAATCCatgtatatattcatatattatgGTGTAGCAAGGAGATCAGTTAAATGAAGACTAAAAAAGAACCTTTGGAGCATTTTTCATATTTGCTATTTTACATCGACAAAATTTGTTCATAGGTAAATTCTGtttcaatataataataaaaaattgcgAGACTCTTCAGGTTGCCTCGGAGTCATCAATATTCTCTAGATATCAGTACATTACCAAATGGTGTTGCAAAAGTTGTCCTACTGGCTACTGCCTAGCTATTTTTGCAACATTTATTGGTAAAGATGCACCATTAAATGTGCAATTTCTAGTACGCCACTTCCCACACCCTAGTAAAGTTATTGCATTAGAATGCTTAAACTGCCCACACTCTAGTAAAGTTATTGCATGAGAATGCTTAAAAAGAATAACGATGCTAattcatgaatcaaaccaaggTGGTCATATAAAGTATTGGATGTGAAACCTGGCTTGGCCGGCTGGTCACAGAAGCTAATCTAGTAATTGAGATTGAGCTGGTGTTTGATGCCAAGATACACGAACTTTTAACAATGTTGTCTAATTGAATAAACAACTTCTTCTTCACATCCTCCGACTCCACAATGGCCTCAATTACCATATCCGCAGAGTGAAAATCCTCAATATTTGAAGTAAACCTCAAGTTCCTTATAGCTTCAGCGCCTTTTTCCTATAGGAAATCAACTTAGAAGATCAACTCACAGTTACAAGTAGAAAACTACAATTTAGTAAACTCGTCCAAAAATAGATAGACGAATGAATAGAATCGAAGGCATTAACATACGAAAATGAAAGGCTCTATTGAAATTGTTCTTTCGAATAATTTCCCAAAGCTAAAACAAATGTTCCTCCCTAACCAAGTTCCCTCCGAAGATCAAGAATTAAAATGATAACTGAAGGCAATCAAGAAAATTTCTCAAGTGGCATTTACAACACATGAATTGTGATATGAATTTAGTGCAAACAGTCAAGATCAAGAACCTGCAACGCATAGTAATCACCAATCAGAAAATGAAACATTAGTTACATCAGATCAAATAAACATGATAAgaaaaccttagtgagatggCCTTTGAGGACCATGTTTTCGATTCTCGAGGAGATAGATTCACGTGCTTTTGAGAGAGCCACAGAGTCGGAGTCATGAAGCCACACCTCACAGCCATTCACTGCTGCGAGCTGTGCGATTCCCGAACCCATTTGGCCACTTCCCACAACACCAACACACCTGTAACAGACACAACACAAAATAACATAAGAGTGTAACCTAAAAACTTACTTTACTTAAAAAAGAGATGatataataacgaacaataacAATCAAACACAGAATGACCAAATTGTTTTTGCAAAATAACATAACTCATTTTGTGATGACATTAACTCTCTAAACTGAGGGAGGAATTCAGCACCACATCACTGAATAAATATCAAATCACTTAAAACATGATACAAACATTTTAACATCTTCGAGCGGGAGACCGTGGCGACTCGACATAGATCCTTGCAGACTTATTCCTCAATCTGAAATTTGACAATGAGTATATGAGTATAAAACTTAGTGGTGAAACAATATAAGCAGCAGCAGCTATAACCAATTGCCATAAATCAGATCGTAACATAAAAGAAAACTCAAGCAATTCACATCATAATTCCCCCGCCGCCACCTTCCCCCTTCAATTCCTCTGTCGCCGGCCGTGGGTTGGCCGACTCGGCCTCTGTCAATTGCGAGATGCCGAAATTGACGCTGAAACTTTTGAGTAAAAACTCAAGCAAAGAATCACGCGAACAGAATCCTCTGCTGCGAGACTTCTCCGTACAATTACTTCGTCGCCCGATATCTAAACGACAAATTGAAGTTATCGTTTGAAAGTCCATGCTGGAGAGCTTGTTATTCACCGGAATTTGACTTGAAGTTAGGGCACGCAcgcaaatatataaaatgatcTATTCTCCTCCTTCCTTCAGCCGCCGCCTGCCACCACCGGCAACCACATCCTCCACGCACACACTCCACTGCTCCAGTTACAGCAACAACACATTCCAAcgagaaaaagagaaaatagaAGAAGAGATGAAAGAAACACAGTTACCTCAACTCCGAGTAGAATTTGTTTGGGCAGCTCAAACAATCATAGAATGGCGCACCAATCAGTAgaatatgtactccctccgtccaccaatcaactacccatttgatggtcggcacgaaaactaagaaagctaaaaaaggtggtgtaaaagtggtgtaaaagactaaaagggtagtgttaa
This window encodes:
- the LOC131005723 gene encoding uncharacterized protein LOC131005723, translating into MSSRHGLPLEDVKMCVGVVGSGQMGSGIAQLAAVNGCEVWLHDSDSVALSKARESISSRIENMVLKGHLTKEKGAEAIRNLRFTSNIEDFHSADMVIEAIVESEDVKKKLFIQLDNIVKSSCILASNTSSISITRLASVTSRPSQVIGMHFMNPPPVMKLVEIIRGHSTSDDTFNATKLLAERFGKKIVCSQDFSGFIVNRILMPMINEAFYALYTGVATKEDIDAGMKLGTNHPMGPLELADHIGLDVCLSIMKVLHAGLGESKYLPCPLLTQYVDAGRLGRKKGVGVYNYSKM
- the LOC131005722 gene encoding pleckstrin homology domain-containing protein 1-like, with the translated sequence MVSLWRAAMGATQANADEYDGVEFWGAAERAGWLTKQGEYIKTWRRRWFVLKQGKLFWFKESNVTRASRPRGVIPVSDCLTVKGAEDVLNRQFAFELSTRNDTMYFIADTEKEKEDWINSIGRSIVQHSRSVTDDEILDYDSRK